A window of Gossypium raimondii isolate GPD5lz chromosome 7, ASM2569854v1, whole genome shotgun sequence genomic DNA:
cttgttattcaatttggtttattcaaatttaaattttaaaaggatcgtatttttaaaaaaaaatattttcaaaaaatttcaccCTAAGAcataaaacaatcaatttggtaccaattttgggcgttacgagggtgctaacccttcctcgtacgtaaccgactcccaaacttgttttctcaaaattcgcagacctaaagttattttcaaggtgatcagATCACACCTCAacaaaagatcggtggcgactcctattttattttcaaaatcaatccctgattttcaaaaaaaatggtttcgacagcttggcgactccactggagaggatagagagtcaagccgtaaaattgattgttttgtcttattgtcgaaaattaaaattgggttttaaaaaaattttacgaTCTTCTCTTTGCGTTTATTGGTATGATCATTGTAAATTGCGCTGTTATACCTtagcatcatattgcataaagactgtttagtcttacccttttaagtgggagtgagaaactactccttcgtgaggttttcgcctccgtgcaggatagtggatcactttcggaatacatccgtacctatgtcttcgtgagattttcatctccttgcagccatagggaaatgtattcccctgaactgaactcggtctgtatgagcctataatgggtgaagatcgaggaatctgcttgTTCAGGtaccttaactttaaaaccaaactccatatagtggacttaggagCTCAACCTAGTTAGAATTATTCCAATCTGTAGTTATTGCCCAGATAGGTGTTTGTGTTTCTTATACTtgctttgaattttgtttttgttgtacTGACTTGTATTTTGTTGATGTTTTTGCATGTCACTGCATATTTCAAAGAGTGTCGATTCAAATTcagttactaaattagaaaattttcatggcaaacgaatttcttgataaagtggaagacaatgccATTGTCCGTATATGGTCAGAGAAAAGGTAATTAGAGAAAGGAGACAATTTAGCTAAGGGATATGTGTCAGAGTTGTGGGACTACACTCGTATTAGTGTGACGTAGAATAACCTTCAAGAGTTAAGGGAGATATGGGATCGGTGGAATGATGAGACCAAGTAGTTTTTCTACTCTAATTATGGGGACTTGTAGTACCTATTTGACATCAAGGTAGATGAACATTTGTTTCGAGTCTTTACTCAATATTGGAATCTTGCATATAGCTGTTTTACTTTTGGGAACGTAGATTTGGTGCCTACAGTGGAGGAATATACAACTTTACTGCATTACCCAAGGCTTCAGGTCGATAAAGCGTATTCCAGAGCCGCATATGTCCTAGCACTTTGGaagaaattattgaatattacgggaatgagtgagcaatggATCACAGCCAGGATCAATGAGAAGGGTGAGTGTAAATGTATCCCATGGAGGAATTTGCGAGATTTGATTCTAGCACAtccaaatatgaaaaagaaagtaGATGTGTTTGTTTGAGTATTTACGGGTTGGTGATCTTCCCTAGAGCACTAGGGCATGTTGATGAGGCAGTTGCAGATCTTTTTGGCTAAAACATTTAGATCTTTGAATGCATGCAGGCGAGCTGGCGAGGGCAGATTTATAGGTTGTGCACAGTTGCTACTAGCTTGGTTTCATAGTCATTTCTGAAAGGTCGACAAGATTTCATACCGGGTTTTCTCTTAACATTACTCTCCGTTAAAAGAGATAGTGGCTATGCCAAGAAGGGACGACATATCAGAAGAGAATTGGACGGCAATTCtccaaaatcttcaagaggaagatgttgagtggagagctccttggctGATTCCTGACAGAATTCTGTACAGATGCGGGAGCTTTGATTGGGTTCCGTTGCTTGGAATTTTGGGAGTCGTTGGATATGCACATTTGCTTGTACTGAGGCAATATGGTTCAAGATAGTTTGTGCCGGCAACGCATGGTTTAGCTTAGTGTGAGTTCTTGTATCGAGGagataattacaagaagaagGTAAAAGAAATTTCTCAAGCATGGAATCAGGCTCATAGGATGAAAAGGTTATCTGTGGGCTCAATGACGACGCTTGAGTATAGTGAGTGGCGAAGCAAGAGAGTTAATGATAATATTCCGGAGTCAAACTCAGAGGGTGTTCGACCAACAAAAGAGTACTTACAAGTGATCCCATCGGAGTTGGAAATTATAAAGCAAGATTTCGAAAAAAAGAATTTAGAGCTtgaaaagaagatagaacagTTGGAAGAGGAAAATATGCATTTAAGGTTAGATGCTGATGTTCAAAAATTAGAGGCTGAAAAATTAAGAAAGGGGAAGAATAAAGCAGAGGATGACCTAGATAGTCTAAAGACGGATTACAAGAAGTTACGACTATCGAGGAGAACTGCTGGGCTAGGAAAGACTGCGGAGCAGTGGCGACAGGAGATCTaggaagaaagaagcaaagccGACCGGTGGGAAAAAAGTTTCAAGAAACACAAGTACAGAAAGAGACTTTAGCACGACAGATGTTAGAAACTCAAAACCATCAAGCAGAACTGAAAAATAGAATAGCAGAACTCGAGAGGTCACTTGCGTTGTATAGAAGTCGTAATTCTGTGGTAGAATTAAAGGCAAGTCTGTGCAAGATTGAGGAAATGAAAAAGAGGATGGAAGAATTGGAGTACGCATTACAAGGCTGTGGACAACGGATTGTATTCTTGGAGGGAAAGGAAGAGCGTTGGAGGGAACAACTTTATCACTCGCAGAATCAAATCCAGAACAGAGATTACATTATAGGCAAGGCCGTGTCTCAGATTCGTGAAGTAGCAAATCATTTACAAACAATGGCAATTCAAGCTGACGTTTTAAGCACAAAGTATGAGCTGGAATCAGATCGGGGTCAGGAGTTAACTTCATTGTTAAAGGAAGTTAAAACTTTGAGCATTAAGGCAAAACCATATTTgtaatccattttatgtaaagaattttgtttatcaataaagttttctaaaagaaattggATTAGAATCGAAACCTTTCTGCATTCATTCCATACATTttcattacatgacatcatatgcattcaagattattaaaaagtgttttaattggttaaaattatgCCTCAGTTAACCTGGACACCAACAAAAACTCATCAACCAAGCACCACTACGGTACCCATGCAAAGTCAAAAAttatggatcaaagattagaaaagTTTGAGAGACTTCAGAAAGAAATGCAGAATCAGTTACAGATGCAAATGAAGGagcaatttgaaaaaattcaacatgACATGACAGAAAGGATGCTAGAGTCTCAAAAGGACATGATGGCTGAGCTGACGCAATTACTGACTAAAGGAGTAAATAAAGGGAAAGGTTCTATGATTAATGATGAAGAAGAGACAAGGATGGACCCACCTATCCTCTAGGCTTTACTCCTCCGCATGTGCAGGTTCAGACTGAGGTGCATCCGCGTAGATCCTCGGTTTCAATAAAGCCTCAGCGGTTTCAAACTGATATTCCAATACTGACGAACTTCCAAGCcagatcaggctctaaccctgGTGAGAACCCGGTAAATCTTGCTGTCCCGAATTTCGACGAAATAGCTGAGAAGGATAAAGTAAAGGAAGAATTACCGAAACAGTTtgaggagaaatggaaatgggTTGAAGGGAAGTTTAAGGCAATAGAAAACATTGAAAGTTATCATGGAATAGATGCAAAAGATCTGATTCTGGTCCCGGATTTAATGCTCCCTTATAAGTTCAAGATGctagaatttgagaaatataatgggaccagttgccctgaagcccatattataatgttctgtaggagaatgactgggtacattaacaatgatcagctattaatacattgttttcaggatagcctcattggggcagcatctaaatggtaTAACCAGTTGAGCCGAACCAAAATTGGCACTTGGAGGGATTTGGCGCAGGCTTTTATGAGACAGTACAGTCATGTATCCGAAATAACGCTTGATAGAATCACTTTGcagaatttggaaaagaaatcaaatgaaagtTTCAGACAGTATGCATAGAGGTGGAGAGAGATTGCAGTTCAAGTTCAACCACcacttttggaaaaagaaatgacgGTGCTTTTCATCAGCACATTGATGGTGCCATTTATCACgcacatgttaggaagtgcctcAAAGAGTTTCtcggatataatcatgaatggggAAAGGATTGAACATGCTATTAAAAGCGAAAAAATAGACGGTGGGGAGAATAATCGAAGGTCAGCtccaaagaaaagagaaagtgaaGTAAACAATGTGAACGTATACAGTAAATCAATTACAGTGAATCAACCAAGGAAGATGGTTGCTAATCAACAAGGCTCATCGAAACAAGAATCAGGAATGAGGCAAAATACTGAGAAGCCCCAGTTCACGCCCATTCCaatgaaatataaaaagctgtattagaatttatttaatacacatgttgttgctcctcgtTACTTGAATCCTCTACAACCCCCATATCTAAAAAGCTGTATTAGAAATTATTGtgaattccaccataaaacaggaCACGAAATCTAAGAATGTGAAGGATTTAGGGCTTTGGTTCAAagcatgatggataacaaggagatgAGGTTCTATGAAGATGTGGAAGAAAGGAGGAGCATATGCACGACGGAGTCAGGAATAGGGActctaaaaataaatcattctgTAGTCATTATCACACGCCCTAAGAGTAATGAGGCCAGGGTTCAGgtaacaccaaaaattgtaatcaTTAAACCGTCAGGTTTCACATATAAGGATGATAAAATGGTTCCGTGGAATTATGGATGCAATGTGACAATCCCAGGAAAAGAAGTTGAGGGcaatatggtaaaagaatatCAGGAAAGGGGTTCTTATACTCACAATGGGAAGCGATATGACGCTCAAGCAGAATCGCCAAAAGAAGAGAATTGGAGGAAAGAATAGAGGAAAGGGAAGGCAGTGGAAATTGAGCCATTGGTTaatgaaccaataaaagaagaggAGGCAAAGGAGTTTTTGAAACACAGCGAATACAGTGTTGTGGAGCAATTGCACAAACAGCTGGCCCGCATTTCTATATTAGCTTTGCTCCAAAGTTCAAAAGTACATCGAAGTGCACTGATGAAAGTTCTAAATGAAACATATGTGACTGATGATATCTCAGTAAGCAAgctagatcggttggtcaacaatataagtgctggcaattttatcttcttcaatgatgacGAAATACCGTCTGGCGGTAGAGGTTCTACTAAGGCTTTGCACATTACTACCTGATGCAAGGGGTACACACTGCCAGGGGTCTTGGTCGATAATGGATTTGCACTAAACGTATTGCCTTTATCTACTCTCAATCGGTTACCGGTGGACAGTTCACACATGAAAGCATGCCAGAGCATAGTCAGGGCATTTGATGGAACCGAAAGGAGGGTTATGGAGAGAATTGAAGTACCGTTAATGATTGGCTCAACCACTTATGAGATGGACTTCCTGATAATGGATATTAAGCCTTCCTACAACTGTTTATTAGGGAGACCGTGGATACATTCAGTCGGGGTAGTACCTTCATCGCTACATTAGAAGGTGAAGTTAGTATCAGAGGGACGATTGATAACAATAAATGCGGAGGAAGATATCATCGCAATAGTAACTGGTAATGCACCTTATATGGAAATTAACGATGAGGCAGAGGAATGTTCTTTTCGGTCATTAGAATTTGTGAACACAATGTTTATTACTGAAAGAAGCAGAATTCCAGTACCAAAAATATCCAGGACCATAGAGATGGGGTTACGATTGATGATTGGAAGAGGAGCTTCACCTAGGAAAGGATTGGGAAAATATCTTCAAGGAAAGATTGAAGCACCGATGCTGAAGGAAAAGTTTGATagttttggcttaggatacaagccagacatgaagtagaagaagaaagaagcagAGAAAAGACAAGAGAGAAGAAGGGCACGTTTGAGTGGAGAGGAAGTCAAGTGGGAGCCTTTGACCTTCCCCCACATATCTAAATCCTTTGTGTCGGGTGGGTTTATTTACCCTGAGCAAGGGATGTCCAGAAAGGAAAGCATTgaagaaattttggaaaatgttcacatcaatgctaCAGAGACAATTGAAAGAATGAACTTGTTGGAGATTTGTCCTTACGAACCGGGGAGtgagctaaacaattggactgcggaagaaatacctgtagtctttagagcttattcagagtaatgttcaaaacattcTTGTTTTTTTTAGCCTAAGAATGATAGGaaatcctttgtgaaataggcttaagtctgaatatcattattctaataaaatacatctttgcattcatttcgagcaattattcttttattctttccaggcaagtaaatattttccatttgattgATTGTCTTCCAAATGATTCtttcattatatttataaccttattgtacaaataattattcataaatttatatattttgtatattctttgatgTATCCTCataggtcctcagatatcaatgacatgagtgatgctGTTTCAAACACGGAGTctctttttgagcaagacatgtgtttggagggatctcatgactttgaaaatgacaaagacTGTGGtgtatctccggacttgttgagaatGGGGGAACAAGAGGATAAGAAAATCCTACCTCATAAGGAATCATTACAAATTGTGAGCCTAGaggaaggaaaagaggtgaaaattggaactgataTCACcgcaaagacaaaacatgacCTCGTTGAGTTACtccgagagttcaaagatgttttcgcatggtcataccaggatatgccaggGCTAAATACTAGCATTGTGGTACATCGTTTACCTATAAAAGAAGATTGTAAAccagttcagcagaagctcagaagaTGAGACCCGATATTGTGctaaaaatagaagaagaagtCAAAAGGCAGTTCGACGCTAGTTTCTTACAAGACGTCAAGTATTCAGAATGGGTACCAAACATCGTCCCTATTCCCAAAAAGGATGGAAAGgtacgaatgtgcgtggattataGGGACTTGAACAAGGCTAgtccaaaagataattttctGTTGCCTCACATTGATACTTTGGTAGATAACACAGCTGGctactcattattttctttcatggacggcttttctggatacaatcaaataaagatgcatccttAAGATATGgggaaaaccacattcattacattatggggaacattttgttacaaagtaatgccctttggattgaagaatgcgGGAGCGACGTATCAATGGGCAATGGTCACATTGTTTCGtgacatgatgcataaagaaattgagatttatgttgatgatttgattGCAAAATCTAGAACTGAATAAGAACATCTTCGAGCCTTgaggaaattatttttaagattgagaaaatttcagCTCAAGCTCAACCCAACAAAATGCATATTTGGAGCCAGATCAGGAAAGTTGttgggcttcatagtcagtaAGAAGGGGATTGAGATTGACCTGGATAAAGTTAAAGCAATACGAGATCTGCCTCCTCTAAGCACTCAGAAAGAGGTTCAAAAATTCCTAGGAAGGTTGAActacattgctcggttcatttcacaattgactgagaaatgtgatccaGTATTTCGTCTTTTGGAGAAACATAATCCGGGAAAatgggatgaggaatgtcaAAAAACTTTCGacaagataaagcaatacttgGCTAATGCTCCAGTACTATCACTGCCTAGTCCAGATAGGCCATTGATACTGTATCTAATGGTGTTTGACAATTCTATGGGATGCGTCTTGGGCCAACACGACGAgacaggaaagaaagaaagggcaatatactttctcagcaagaaattcactaattGTGAAATGAGGTACTCGTTCATTGAAAGACTGCGTTGTGCTTTAATTTGGACAACTCGAAGACTAaggcaatacatgttgtatcatacgacttggctgatttcaaagtTGGATCTCTTAACGTACATGATGGAATCAATTGTTTTAaatgggagaatggctagatggcaaatcctgctctctgaatttgacatagtatatgtaagtcagaaggctaTAAAAGGAAGTGCAATAGCTGATTTTCTAGCTAGCAGAGCCTTGGAAGAATATGAGTCTTTGAACTTCGATTTTCCAAATGAGGATTTAATGTATGTGGAAAATACGAAAGAAAACCCTCAAATAGACCACATAtggaagttaaattttgatggaaCTTCAAATGCTATGGGTAATGGAATCGGGGCAGTTTTGGTATCCCCAAGTGGAGATCATTACCCTGTCGCTAGCAAGTTGGACTtcgattgcacaaataatatggcagaatatgaagcatgtattatgggTATTCGTGCAACCATTGAACGAAAAATTAAAGTGCTAAAAGTGTATGGAGATTctgcattggtgatataccaactcaaaggagaATGGGAAACTAGGGACCCTAAGTTGATCAATTATAAAGAGCTGGATcttgaattgattgatgagtttgatgacatcaccttCTGTTACCTCCCACGAGATGAAAACCAGATGGCTGACGCATTGGCTACTCTAGCCTTGATGATTAGGGTGAACAAGTTTGAAATCATGAAGCCTATTCAGATGAGCATATATGAGGTTCCGAATCATTGCTACAATATTGAAGATGAGGGAAAAGATGATCACCCTTGGTATCAAAGCATACTacaatatgtgaagaatcgaaAATACCCTGATCAAGCGACAGAGAACGACAAGAGAACACTAAGAAGAATAGCCATTAAacatgtcttagatggggaagtGTTGTACAAGAGAGGGAAAGATCAAGTGTTGTTAAGATGTGTAGATGCCGTGGAGGCTAGAAAGATCctggaagaagtccatgagggcatTTGCGGAACTCATGCAAATGTTTTCATAATGgccagacagatcatgagatttggatactattggtctactatggaaggggattgcattagTTATGCCAAGAAAtgtcataaatgtcaaatttatggagataagATACGTCTACCTCCCTCACCTCTGCACGTCATGACTGCTCCGTAGCCGTTCtccatgtggggcatggatgttattgggccaatatcgccgAAGGCTTCAAATGGGCATTGTTTCGTCTTtgtggtcattgattactttaccaaatgggtggaagctgcttcatatgcaaatgtcacgaaATCGGCGGTTAGCAAATTCTTAAAAAAGGAGATCctttgtcgatatggaatgcctgaaaggatcatatctgataatgcgttgaatttgaataatagcACAATAGCAGAGGTCTGCAGTCAGTTCAAGATCAGTCACCATAACTCGTCGCCATATCGCCctaaaatgaatggtgcagtggaagcggccaataaaaatattatgagaattgtagggaaaatgactgaaacctacaaggattggcatgagaagctATCATTTGCTCTCTTAGCTTACCGAACATCCGTTAGGACATTTACTGGGGCAACACCCTTTGCTCTAGTTTATGGGATGGAAGTCGTATTACCCATTGAGGTGGAGATTCCTTCTCTTCGGGTATTAGCTGAACTAAAATTAGATGAAGTAGAATGGGTTCAGTCTTGATACGACcagttgaacttaatagaaGGGAAAAGGTTAAAAGCCATCTAGCATGGTCATATATACCAAAAACcgatgatgcgagcctataacaaaaatgttcgtcctagagaattccacgaagGGGATCTGGTGTTAAAGAAAATTCTTCCTATATAGaaagactttagaggaaaatggatgccaaatttaGAGGGTCCTTATGtcgtaaagaaggccttttctagtggagctttgattctaactgagatggatggaaaaatttgccaaatcctgtaaactcagactcagtcaaaaaatacttcacttgaaggaAAGGGACCAAAGTGAAGACCCACAAAGGGAGTTTTgattcctaaaaaaataaaaaataataataataataataatggataggccaaggtgaaaacccgcaaaagggcgccttgagactaaaggggatttgagttgaaaaccccaaaacaaaaaaagggcagctcaaataTTAATCAGAATGGGGCAAGAGGTGATCAGAGTAGTTTAATTTTTGATCAGATTGAGGCATGTAacgatcttgctatacctgaatcaatgggaaagggtatgcgacatcttggagcattgacagagtactgtagatctcatAAACACACGTCAAACTCAAAaaggtcttcagaaagtttgtac
This region includes:
- the LOC105763536 gene encoding tropomyosin-like, giving the protein MTTLEYSEWRSKRVNDNIPESNSEGVRPTKEYLQVIPSELEIIKQDFEKKNLELEKKIEQLEEENMHLRLDADVQKLEAEKLRKGKNKAEDDLDSLKTDYKKLRLSRRTAGLGKTAEQWRQEI